One Cucumis sativus cultivar 9930 chromosome 1, Cucumber_9930_V3, whole genome shotgun sequence DNA segment encodes these proteins:
- the LOC101212974 gene encoding uncharacterized protein LOC101212974 isoform X1, with protein sequence MEFPECPVCLQTYDGESIVPRVLSCGHSACGTCLENLPQRFPETIRCPACNVLVKFPSQGASALPKNIDLLRLCPEPNAGELVSKKSVKRSINQTHEFFPRLWSDEFYRAWKHWVLPHDAVSIERCDGVDGVEKLLLGRICPVSDSSFPITVGEDRTVSLVRIVSLPCSNNDCLFKFSYTSMVLKCLNELKDEEKNELGLILRAGFVNGGRVCRTFGLWGNLEDGFLYLVCERRNDNLLEMINNWIKKLDFRNKVCLNKDDLLSFAVIATELCDAIIAMHSLRLSTGFLSLSCFSLGVFGSVCVDINGVLVMGRTVCETVIEAVSSGSKLHMKELGMLTSNLIKKEAFVPPEVLLKLLNKEDVGLECSTTLCSVGNKCDIWSLVLVLLSLLLGKDCFEETLGSVEESHSDCSAFYGSWVEKVSSCLDTKFGLGYASLKQTLCRSLDFDPENRPHVVELLRCCRELIVSSELDALASLKLGVNESGSESGDHCLVLGDLIRLPDKLIETHRDDMDQITEEKTTKKFVDGISVGMVKSRDMLGHRDSVTGLVIGGDYLFSSSYDKTVQAWSLQDFSHVHTFIGHEHRIMDLVYIDEEQPLCVSADIGGGIYVWSVALPLKQDPLKKWYEEKDWRYDGIHALAYSSNGYLYTGGGDKLVKEWSLKDGTLSGSMHGHKSVVSALVASNGVLYSGSWDGAIRLWSLANRSQLAVLGEESSGSLGSVLRLAAKMNILVATHENGSIKVWRNDVFMKTMKLHDGAIFATSMLGKQLVTGGRDKAVNVQELFDNELEIDCRHLGSIPTNSTITALLCWEDKLYVGYADRCIKVYYYGK encoded by the exons ATGGAGTTTCCCGAGTGCCCAGTTTGCCTACAAACTTACGACGGCGAGTCCATAGTTCCTCGTGTTCTCTCTTGCGGCCATTCAGCTTGCGGTACCTGCCTCGAGAATCTCCCTCAGCGATTCCCCGAAACCATTCGGTGCCCCGCCTGCAACGTTCTCGTGAAATTCCCTTCTCAAGGCGCTTCGGCTCTCCCCAAAAACATCGACCTCCTCAGACTCTGCCCTGAACCGAACGCCGGTGAACTCGTTTCGAAGAAATCCGTCAAACGATCCATCAACCAAACCCACGAGTTCTTTCCTCGGCTTTGGTCTGATGAATTCTACAGAGCTTGGAAGCACTGGGTTCTGCCCCACGACGCCGTTTCGATCGAGCGGTGTGATGGTGTCGACGGAGTGGAGAAGTTGTTGCTGGGAAGAATTTGTCCTGTTTCAGATTCTTCGTTCCCAATTACGGTTGGTGAAGACCGGACTGTAAGTCTTGTTCGAATTGTTTCATTGCCTTGTTCGAATAATGATTGCTTGTTTAAGTTTAGTTATACTTCTATGGTTCTGAAATGCTTGAATGAGTTGAAGGACGAGGAGAAGAATGAACTGGGTTTGATTTTGAGAGCTGGTTTTGTGAATGGTGGAAGAGTTTGTAGGACTTTTGGGTTGTGGGGTAATTTGGAGGATGGATTTTTGTACTTAGTATGTGAGAGACGAAATGATAACTTATTGGAGATGATTAACAATTGGATAAAGAAACTTGATTTCAGAAACAAGGTTTGCTTGAACAAAGATGACTTACTTAGTTTTGCCGTGATTGCCACCGAGTTATGTGATGCAATCATAGCTATGCATTCTCTTAGGTTAAGTACTGGCTTTCTGAGTCTTTCCTGTTTTAGTCTTGGAGTATTTGGTAGTGTTTGTGTTGATATAAATGGGGTTTTGGTGATGGGAAGAACTGTTTGTGAGACAGTGATTGAAGCTGTTTCTTCCGGATCAAAACTCCATATGAAAGAATTGGGGATGCTTACTAGTAATCTGATAAAGAAAGAGGCTTTTGTTCCCCCAGAGGttttactaaaattattgaataaagaAGACGTTGGGCTTGAATGCAGCACAACCCTATGTTCGGTTGGGAACAAATGTGATATTTGGtctttggttttggttttgctGAGTCTTCTTCTTGGGAAGGACTGCTTTGAAGAGACACTGGGGAGTGTTGAAGAAAGTCATTCTGATTGCTCTGCCTTTTATGGCAGTTGGGTGGAGAAAGTTAGTTCTTGTTTGGACACGAAGTTTGGTTTGGGGTATGCATCATTGAAACAAACACTCTGCAGGTCTTTAGATTTTGATCCTGAAAATCGTCCACATGTTGTTGAACTGTTGAGATGCTGTAGGGAACTGATTGTTAGTTCTGAGTTGGATGCTTTGGCCAGTTTGAAACTTGGGGTTAATGAATCTGGTTCTGAATCTGGTGATCATTGCTTGGTTCTGGGGGATCTCATTCGACTTCCCGACAAATTGATAGAAACTCATAGAGATGATATGGATCAAATCACGGAggagaaaacaacaaaaaaatttgttgatgGGATATCAGTTGGAATGGTGAAGTCCAGAGACATGCTAGGCCATCGTGATAGCGTTACTGGTTTAGTAATTGGAG GGGATTATCTGTTTAGCTCGTCATATGATAAGACTGTTCAAGCATGGTCTTTGCAA GACTTCTCTCATGTACACACATTTATCGGTCACGAGCATCGCATAATGGATCTGGTATATATTGATGAAGAACAACCATTATGTGTGAGTGCTGATATTGGAGGTGGTATTTATGTCTGGAGCGTTGCTCTTCCTCTCAAGCAAgatccattaaaaaaatggtatgaGGAGAAGGATTGGCGTTATGACGGTATTCATGCCCTGGCTTACTCAAGCAATGGGTACCTTTATACCGGTGGAGGTGATAAATTGGTTAAAGAATGGTCATTGAAG GATGGCACCTTATCAGGCTCTATGCATGGTCATAAATCAGTTGTTTCCGCTCTTGTGGCAAGTAATGGCGTTCTTTACAGTGGCAGTTGGGATGGAGCCATTCGGTTATGGAGTCTAGCCAATCGGAGTCAGTTAGCCGTGCTTGGGGAAGAATCATCTGGAAGCTTGGGCTCTGTCCTACGTCTGGCTGCTAAAATGAACATACTTGTTGCAACTCATGAAAACGGATCCATAAAg GTGTGGAGGAACGATGTATTTATGAAAACCATGAAATTGCATGATGGTGCCATTTTTGCTACCAGCATGCTGGGAAAGCAACTCGTCACGGGGGGTCGAGATAAAGCCGTAAATGTACAG GAGTTATTCGACAACGAGCTCGAGATTGATTGTAGACATCTTGGATCTATCCCTACAAATTCTACAATAACAGCATTATTGTGTTGGGAAGACAAACTTTATGTGGGATATGCAGATAGGTGCATTAAG GTGTATTATTATGGAAAATGA
- the LOC105434497 gene encoding LOW QUALITY PROTEIN: oil body-associated protein 2A (The sequence of the model RefSeq protein was modified relative to this genomic sequence to represent the inferred CDS: substituted 1 base at 1 genomic stop codon) yields the protein MMAMQQVVDKGAQLLQSLKPLKQMSQHICTFTLHYVSNQKLXHSHAHEISGLWVNPQIPEVG from the exons ATGATGGCGATGCAGCAGGTGGTGGACAAAGGGGCTCAATTGTTGCAGTCACTAAAACCATTGAAGCAAATGAGTCAACATATTTGCACTTTCACCCTaca TTATGTTTCAAAC CAAAAGCTTTAACACTCTCATGCTCATGAGATATCAGGGCTTTGGGTTAACCCACAAATACCCGAAGTGGGATGA
- the LOC101212732 gene encoding dynamin-related protein 4C, which yields MTPYKSSSKIRNKKIPQTSNQQETIMDSPITALVPVEDSNELSNFVAPIVSCYNDRIRPLIDAVDKLRHLNIMKEGIQLPTIVVVGDQSSGKSSVLESLAGISLPRGQGICTRVPLIMRLHQHSAPQTELRLEFNGKSIATSESDVSEAINAATEELAGHGKGISNTPLTLEVKKNGVPDLTMVDLPGITRVPVHGQPEDIYDQIKDILMEYITPERSIILNVLSATVDFTTCESIRMSQVVDKTGERTLAVVTKADRAPEGLMEKVTADDVNIGLGYVCVRNRIGEESYEDARREEARLFESHQLLSKIDKSIVGIPVLAQKLVQIQASSIAKNLPDIVRSINERLSENLSELSKLPKNLTSFAEALTALMRIISSAKETLKNILIRGEFEEYKDDKNMHCTARLVEMLNNYSKELNQFSTKDSGENFLIEEIKILEESKAIGLPNFLPRTAFLVILQRKVKAVSSLPIGFVETIWNYLENIVTAVLMEHASNYHQLQLATKRAGHVLLAKMRKRSMERMMEFVEMEKLTDYTCNPEYGTEWNKLISQQESFVKQVNENLAQKITIVGYGEVEVGGLRQYEYLLPQAYDLRMRMTAYWKIVLKRLVDCMALHLEYSIDKLINEELEPEIVNEILGPGGVGIEKMLEESPSLVLKRDKLNRSVGRLREAKEVVGNILDRIATFGG from the exons ATGACTCCATACAAGTCTTCCTCTAAGATTAGGAACAAGAAAATTCCTCAAACTTCCAACCAACAAGAAACCATTATGGATTCTCCTATTACTGCTCTTGTTCCCGTAGAAGACTCAAATGAGCTTTCCAATTTCGTTGCACCTATTGTTTCCTGCTACAACGACCGTATTCGGCCGCTGATTGATGCTGTTGACAAACTACGTCATCTCAACATAATGAAAGAAGGGATCCAGCTCCCCAccattgttgttgttggtgaCCAATCTTCCGGCAAGTCCAGCGTACTGGAATCCCTTGCCGGAATCAGCCTCCCCAGGGGACAGGGTATTTGCACCAGAGTACCATTGATCATGAGGCTTCACCAACACTCTGCACCACAAACAGAGCTTCGCTTGGAGTTCAATGGAAAATCAATTGCCACAAGTGAATCCGATGTCTCTGAAGCCATAAATGCAGCAACAGAAGAACTAGCTGGCCATGGAAAAG GCATATCCAATACCCCATTGACTTTGGAAGTGAAAAAGAATGGGGTACCAGACTTAACCATGGTTGATCTTCCTGGAATAACTAGGGTTCCTGTTCATGGACAGCCTGAAGACATATACGATCAGATTAAGGATATTCTAATGGAGTATATTACTCCTGAACGAAGTATaatattgaatgttttatCAGCAACAGTCGATTTCACCACTTGTGAATCAATTAGAATGTCTCAGGTTGTGGATAAAACAGGGGAGAGAACCTTGGCTGTGGTAACAAAGGCTGACAGAGCACCCGAAGGACTGATGGAGAAAGTCACCGCCGATGATGTCAACATCGGACTGGGTTACGTGTGTGTAAGAAACAGGATTGGAGAGGAATCTTACGAGGACGCAAGAAGGGAAGAAGCAAGGTTGTTTGAATCTCACCAGTTATTGTCGAAGATTGACAAATCAATTGTTGGAATTCCTGTTTTAGCACAGAAATTAGTGCAAATTCAGGCTTCGAGCATAGCAAAGAATTTACCAGATATTGTCAGGAGTATTAACGAGAGGTTGAGTGAGAATTTGTCAGAATTGAGTAAATTGCCAAAGAATTTGACTTCATTTGCAGAGGCATTGACGGCTTTAATGAGAATAATTAGTTCAGCTAAAGAAACCTTGAAGAACATTCTAATAAGAGGTGAGTTTGAGGAATACAAAGATGATAAAAACATGCATTGCACAGCTAGATTGGTTGAAATGCTGAATAATTATTCTAAAGAGTTGAATCAGTTTTCAACAAAAGATTCTGGAGAGAATTTTCTGATTGAAGAGATCAAAATTCTCGAAGAATCAAAAGCAATTGGATTACCCAATTTCCTTCCTAGAACAGCATTTCTAGTCATACTTCAAAGAAAAGTGAAAGCAGTATCATCTCTGCCTATAGGTTTCGTGGAAACCATTTGGAATTACTTGGAAAATATTGTGACTGCAGTTCTAATGGAACATGCTTCTAATTACCACCAACTCCAGCTGGCCACTAAAAGAGCCGGACATGTACTATTAGCTAAAATGAGGAAAAGATCAATGGAACGAATGATGGAATTCGTAGAAATGGAGAAACTAACCGATTACACTTGCAATCCCGAATATGGGACGGAATGGAACAAGTTGATTTCGCAGCAAGAATCATTCGTAAAACAAGTGAACGAAAATTTAGCTCAGAAAATCACGATCGTAGGGTATGGGGAAGTGGAAGTGGGAGGGCTTCGGCAGTACGAGTATCTTCTTCCACAGGCGTACGATCTGAGAATGAGAATGACGGCGTACTGGAAGATCGTGCTGAAGAGACTAGTGGATTGCATGGCACTTCATCTTGAATATAGCATCGACAAATTGATAAACGAAGAACTTGAACCGGAAATCGTGAATGAAATATTGGGACCAGGCGGAGTTGGGATCGAGAAGATGCTGGAGGAATCTCCGAGCCTTGTGTTGAAGAGAGATAAACTGAATCGGAGCGTTGGGCGGCTCCGGGAAGCGAAGGAGGTGGTGGGTAACATTCTTGATCGGATTGCGACTTTCGGTGGATGA
- the LOC101205123 gene encoding integrin-linked protein kinase 1, which produces METNNSNNNGVRFLLGKQSSMAPDRQPEEAELAEDGEEIDPGVRLMYLANEGDLEGIKELLDSGIDVNFHDIDNRTALHIAACQGCNEIVDLLLRRGAEIDPKDRWGSTPLADAIFYKNHEVIKLLEKRGAKHLMAPMHVKHAREVPEYEIDPKEFDFTNSVNLTKGTFHLASWRGIQVAVKELPEDVISEEDKVNAFRDELALLQKIRHPNVVQFLGAVTQSSPMMIVTEYLPKGDLCQLLHKKGPLKPIVAVKFALDIARGMNYLHENKPAPIIHRDLEPSNILRDDTGNLKVADFGVSKLLTVKEDKPLTCQDTACRYVAPEVFKNNGYDTKVDVFSFALILQEMIEGQPPFSNKKENAICKGYAAGMRPPFKAPAKCYAHGIKELIEACWDERPSKRPTFRQIITRLETIHHSLSHRRRWKLPTLRCFQDPDAKIRRDHLSSSRSLSSRSASSI; this is translated from the exons ATGGAGACGAATAACAGTAACAACAACGGGGTGAGGTTTTTGTTAGGGAAGCAATCGTCGATGGCGCCGGATCGCCAGCCGGAGGAGGCGGAGTTGGCGGAAGACGGTGAGGAGATCGATCCAGGGGTGCGATTGATGTATTTGGCGAATGAAGGCGATTTGGAAGGGATTAAGGAGCTTTTAGATTCAGGAATTGATGTTAATTTTCACGATATTGATAATCGGACGGCGCTTCATATTGCTGCTTGTCAAGGCTGCAACGAGATCGTCGATTTACTGCTCCGCCGTGGCGCTGAAATTGACCCCAAAGATCGCTGGGGCAGTACG CCTCTTGCAGATGCTATATTCTACAAAAACCATGAAGTTATCAAATTGCTGGAAAAAAGGGGCGCAAAACATCTG ATGGCTCCCATGCATGTCAAACATGCTCGTGAAGTCCCAGAATATGAAATTGATCCTAAAGAATTTGACTTCACAAACAGTGTCAACTTGACCAAG GGAACCTTCCATCTTGCATCATGGCGCGGAATCCAAGTTGCAGTCAAAGAGCTTCCTGAGGATGTGATTTCAGAGGAGGATAAAGT GAACGCCTTCAGAGATGAGCTTGCATTGCTTCAGAAGATTCGGCATCCTAACGTGGTTCAATTTCTTGGTGCCGTCACTCAAAGTAGTCCCATGATGATTGTCACTGAATATTTGCCTAAG GGAGATCTTTGTCAACTTTTACACAAAAAAGGACCACTAAAACCAATTGTAGCTGTGAAATTTGCCCTTGACATTGCTAG GGGAATGAACTATTTGCACGAAAATAAACCTGCACCGATCATCCACCGTGATCTTGAGCCATC AAATATATTGCGAGATGACACTGGGAACCTGAAAGTTGCAGACTTTGGAGTTAGCAAGTTGCTCACAGTCAAGGAGGATAAACCTTTAACATGTCAAGACACTGCTT GCCGATACGTCGCTCCagaagttttcaaaaataatggaTACGACACCAAAGTAGACGTCTTCTCCTTTGCTTTAATTCTACAAGAG atgaTCGAAGGACAACCaccattttcaaacaaaaaagaaaatgccaTTTGTAAAGGGTATGCAGCCGGAATGCGCCCTCCTTTCAAAGCTCCAGCTAAATGCTACGCCCATGGAATTAAAGA GTTGATTGAAGCTTGCTGGGATGAGAGGCCATCAAAGAGACCAACTTTTAGACAGATAATCACAAGGTTGGAAACAATTCATCACAGTCTTAGCCATAGAAGGCGTTGGAAG CTCCCAACGTTGAGATGTTTTCAGGATCCTGATGCCAAGATAAGAAGAGACCATCTCTCCAGTAGCCGGAGCCTTTCATCGCGATCTGCAAGCAGCATATGA
- the LOC101212974 gene encoding uncharacterized protein LOC101212974 isoform X2 translates to MEFPECPVCLQTYDGESIVPRVLSCGHSACGTCLENLPQRFPETIRCPACNVLVKFPSQGASALPKNIDLLRLCPEPNAGELVSKKSVKRSINQTHEFFPRLWSDEFYRAWKHWVLPHDAVSIERCDGVDGVEKLLLGRICPVSDSSFPITVGEDRTVSLVRIVSLPCSNNDCLFKFSYTSMVLKCLNELKDEEKNELGLILRAGFVNGGRVCRTFGLWGNLEDGFLYLVCERRNDNLLEMINNWIKKLDFRNKVCLNKDDLLSFAVIATELCDAIIAMHSLRLSTGFLSLSCFSLGVFGSVCVDINGVLVMGRTVCETVIEAVSSGSKLHMKELGMLTSNLIKKEAFVPPEVLLKLLNKEDVGLECSTTLCSVGNKCDIWSLVLVLLSLLLGKDCFEETLGSVEESHSDCSAFYGSWVEKVSSCLDTKFGLGYASLKQTLCRSLDFDPENRPHVVELLRCCRELIVSSELDALASLKLGVNESGSESGDHCLVLGDLIRLPDKLIETHRDDMDQITEEKTTKKFVDGISVGMVKSRDMLGHRDSVTGLVIGGDYLFSSSYDKTVQAWSLQDFSHVHTFIGHEHRIMDLVYIDEEQPLCVSADIGGGIYVWSVALPLKQDPLKKWYEEKDWRYDGIHALAYSSNGYLYTGGGDKLVKEWSLKVWRNDVFMKTMKLHDGAIFATSMLGKQLVTGGRDKAVNVQELFDNELEIDCRHLGSIPTNSTITALLCWEDKLYVGYADRCIKVYYYGK, encoded by the exons ATGGAGTTTCCCGAGTGCCCAGTTTGCCTACAAACTTACGACGGCGAGTCCATAGTTCCTCGTGTTCTCTCTTGCGGCCATTCAGCTTGCGGTACCTGCCTCGAGAATCTCCCTCAGCGATTCCCCGAAACCATTCGGTGCCCCGCCTGCAACGTTCTCGTGAAATTCCCTTCTCAAGGCGCTTCGGCTCTCCCCAAAAACATCGACCTCCTCAGACTCTGCCCTGAACCGAACGCCGGTGAACTCGTTTCGAAGAAATCCGTCAAACGATCCATCAACCAAACCCACGAGTTCTTTCCTCGGCTTTGGTCTGATGAATTCTACAGAGCTTGGAAGCACTGGGTTCTGCCCCACGACGCCGTTTCGATCGAGCGGTGTGATGGTGTCGACGGAGTGGAGAAGTTGTTGCTGGGAAGAATTTGTCCTGTTTCAGATTCTTCGTTCCCAATTACGGTTGGTGAAGACCGGACTGTAAGTCTTGTTCGAATTGTTTCATTGCCTTGTTCGAATAATGATTGCTTGTTTAAGTTTAGTTATACTTCTATGGTTCTGAAATGCTTGAATGAGTTGAAGGACGAGGAGAAGAATGAACTGGGTTTGATTTTGAGAGCTGGTTTTGTGAATGGTGGAAGAGTTTGTAGGACTTTTGGGTTGTGGGGTAATTTGGAGGATGGATTTTTGTACTTAGTATGTGAGAGACGAAATGATAACTTATTGGAGATGATTAACAATTGGATAAAGAAACTTGATTTCAGAAACAAGGTTTGCTTGAACAAAGATGACTTACTTAGTTTTGCCGTGATTGCCACCGAGTTATGTGATGCAATCATAGCTATGCATTCTCTTAGGTTAAGTACTGGCTTTCTGAGTCTTTCCTGTTTTAGTCTTGGAGTATTTGGTAGTGTTTGTGTTGATATAAATGGGGTTTTGGTGATGGGAAGAACTGTTTGTGAGACAGTGATTGAAGCTGTTTCTTCCGGATCAAAACTCCATATGAAAGAATTGGGGATGCTTACTAGTAATCTGATAAAGAAAGAGGCTTTTGTTCCCCCAGAGGttttactaaaattattgaataaagaAGACGTTGGGCTTGAATGCAGCACAACCCTATGTTCGGTTGGGAACAAATGTGATATTTGGtctttggttttggttttgctGAGTCTTCTTCTTGGGAAGGACTGCTTTGAAGAGACACTGGGGAGTGTTGAAGAAAGTCATTCTGATTGCTCTGCCTTTTATGGCAGTTGGGTGGAGAAAGTTAGTTCTTGTTTGGACACGAAGTTTGGTTTGGGGTATGCATCATTGAAACAAACACTCTGCAGGTCTTTAGATTTTGATCCTGAAAATCGTCCACATGTTGTTGAACTGTTGAGATGCTGTAGGGAACTGATTGTTAGTTCTGAGTTGGATGCTTTGGCCAGTTTGAAACTTGGGGTTAATGAATCTGGTTCTGAATCTGGTGATCATTGCTTGGTTCTGGGGGATCTCATTCGACTTCCCGACAAATTGATAGAAACTCATAGAGATGATATGGATCAAATCACGGAggagaaaacaacaaaaaaatttgttgatgGGATATCAGTTGGAATGGTGAAGTCCAGAGACATGCTAGGCCATCGTGATAGCGTTACTGGTTTAGTAATTGGAG GGGATTATCTGTTTAGCTCGTCATATGATAAGACTGTTCAAGCATGGTCTTTGCAA GACTTCTCTCATGTACACACATTTATCGGTCACGAGCATCGCATAATGGATCTGGTATATATTGATGAAGAACAACCATTATGTGTGAGTGCTGATATTGGAGGTGGTATTTATGTCTGGAGCGTTGCTCTTCCTCTCAAGCAAgatccattaaaaaaatggtatgaGGAGAAGGATTGGCGTTATGACGGTATTCATGCCCTGGCTTACTCAAGCAATGGGTACCTTTATACCGGTGGAGGTGATAAATTGGTTAAAGAATGGTCATTGAAG GTGTGGAGGAACGATGTATTTATGAAAACCATGAAATTGCATGATGGTGCCATTTTTGCTACCAGCATGCTGGGAAAGCAACTCGTCACGGGGGGTCGAGATAAAGCCGTAAATGTACAG GAGTTATTCGACAACGAGCTCGAGATTGATTGTAGACATCTTGGATCTATCCCTACAAATTCTACAATAACAGCATTATTGTGTTGGGAAGACAAACTTTATGTGGGATATGCAGATAGGTGCATTAAG GTGTATTATTATGGAAAATGA
- the LOC101212974 gene encoding uncharacterized protein LOC101212974 isoform X3, which yields MEFPECPVCLQTYDGESIVPRVLSCGHSACGTCLENLPQRFPETIRCPACNVLVKFPSQGASALPKNIDLLRLCPEPNAGELVSKKSVKRSINQTHEFFPRLWSDEFYRAWKHWVLPHDAVSIERCDGVDGVEKLLLGRICPVSDSSFPITVGEDRTVSLVRIVSLPCSNNDCLFKFSYTSMVLKCLNELKDEEKNELGLILRAGFVNGGRVCRTFGLWGNLEDGFLYLVCERRNDNLLEMINNWIKKLDFRNKVCLNKDDLLSFAVIATELCDAIIAMHSLRLSTGFLSLSCFSLGVFGSVCVDINGVLVMGRTVCETVIEAVSSGSKLHMKELGMLTSNLIKKEAFVPPEVLLKLLNKEDVGLECSTTLCSVGNKCDIWSLVLVLLSLLLGKDCFEETLGSVEESHSDCSAFYGSWVEKVSSCLDTKFGLGYASLKQTLCRSLDFDPENRPHVVELLRCCRELIVSSELDALASLKLGVNESGSESGDHCLVLGDLIRLPDKLIETHRDDMDQITEEKTTKKFVDGISVGMVKSRDMLGHRDSVTGLVIGGDYLFSSSYDKTVQAWSLQDFSHVHTFIGHEHRIMDLVYIDEEQPLCVSADIGGGIYVWSVALPLKQDPLKKWYEEKDWRYDGIHALAYSSNGYLYTGGGDKLVKEWSLKDGTLSGSMHGHKSVVSALVASNGVLYSGSWDGAIRLWSLANRSQLAVLGEESSGSLGSVLRLAAKMNILVATHENGSIKEEGLSQ from the exons ATGGAGTTTCCCGAGTGCCCAGTTTGCCTACAAACTTACGACGGCGAGTCCATAGTTCCTCGTGTTCTCTCTTGCGGCCATTCAGCTTGCGGTACCTGCCTCGAGAATCTCCCTCAGCGATTCCCCGAAACCATTCGGTGCCCCGCCTGCAACGTTCTCGTGAAATTCCCTTCTCAAGGCGCTTCGGCTCTCCCCAAAAACATCGACCTCCTCAGACTCTGCCCTGAACCGAACGCCGGTGAACTCGTTTCGAAGAAATCCGTCAAACGATCCATCAACCAAACCCACGAGTTCTTTCCTCGGCTTTGGTCTGATGAATTCTACAGAGCTTGGAAGCACTGGGTTCTGCCCCACGACGCCGTTTCGATCGAGCGGTGTGATGGTGTCGACGGAGTGGAGAAGTTGTTGCTGGGAAGAATTTGTCCTGTTTCAGATTCTTCGTTCCCAATTACGGTTGGTGAAGACCGGACTGTAAGTCTTGTTCGAATTGTTTCATTGCCTTGTTCGAATAATGATTGCTTGTTTAAGTTTAGTTATACTTCTATGGTTCTGAAATGCTTGAATGAGTTGAAGGACGAGGAGAAGAATGAACTGGGTTTGATTTTGAGAGCTGGTTTTGTGAATGGTGGAAGAGTTTGTAGGACTTTTGGGTTGTGGGGTAATTTGGAGGATGGATTTTTGTACTTAGTATGTGAGAGACGAAATGATAACTTATTGGAGATGATTAACAATTGGATAAAGAAACTTGATTTCAGAAACAAGGTTTGCTTGAACAAAGATGACTTACTTAGTTTTGCCGTGATTGCCACCGAGTTATGTGATGCAATCATAGCTATGCATTCTCTTAGGTTAAGTACTGGCTTTCTGAGTCTTTCCTGTTTTAGTCTTGGAGTATTTGGTAGTGTTTGTGTTGATATAAATGGGGTTTTGGTGATGGGAAGAACTGTTTGTGAGACAGTGATTGAAGCTGTTTCTTCCGGATCAAAACTCCATATGAAAGAATTGGGGATGCTTACTAGTAATCTGATAAAGAAAGAGGCTTTTGTTCCCCCAGAGGttttactaaaattattgaataaagaAGACGTTGGGCTTGAATGCAGCACAACCCTATGTTCGGTTGGGAACAAATGTGATATTTGGtctttggttttggttttgctGAGTCTTCTTCTTGGGAAGGACTGCTTTGAAGAGACACTGGGGAGTGTTGAAGAAAGTCATTCTGATTGCTCTGCCTTTTATGGCAGTTGGGTGGAGAAAGTTAGTTCTTGTTTGGACACGAAGTTTGGTTTGGGGTATGCATCATTGAAACAAACACTCTGCAGGTCTTTAGATTTTGATCCTGAAAATCGTCCACATGTTGTTGAACTGTTGAGATGCTGTAGGGAACTGATTGTTAGTTCTGAGTTGGATGCTTTGGCCAGTTTGAAACTTGGGGTTAATGAATCTGGTTCTGAATCTGGTGATCATTGCTTGGTTCTGGGGGATCTCATTCGACTTCCCGACAAATTGATAGAAACTCATAGAGATGATATGGATCAAATCACGGAggagaaaacaacaaaaaaatttgttgatgGGATATCAGTTGGAATGGTGAAGTCCAGAGACATGCTAGGCCATCGTGATAGCGTTACTGGTTTAGTAATTGGAG GGGATTATCTGTTTAGCTCGTCATATGATAAGACTGTTCAAGCATGGTCTTTGCAA GACTTCTCTCATGTACACACATTTATCGGTCACGAGCATCGCATAATGGATCTGGTATATATTGATGAAGAACAACCATTATGTGTGAGTGCTGATATTGGAGGTGGTATTTATGTCTGGAGCGTTGCTCTTCCTCTCAAGCAAgatccattaaaaaaatggtatgaGGAGAAGGATTGGCGTTATGACGGTATTCATGCCCTGGCTTACTCAAGCAATGGGTACCTTTATACCGGTGGAGGTGATAAATTGGTTAAAGAATGGTCATTGAAG GATGGCACCTTATCAGGCTCTATGCATGGTCATAAATCAGTTGTTTCCGCTCTTGTGGCAAGTAATGGCGTTCTTTACAGTGGCAGTTGGGATGGAGCCATTCGGTTATGGAGTCTAGCCAATCGGAGTCAGTTAGCCGTGCTTGGGGAAGAATCATCTGGAAGCTTGGGCTCTGTCCTACGTCTGGCTGCTAAAATGAACATACTTGTTGCAACTCATGAAAACGGATCCATAAAg GAGGAAGGACTAAGCCAATGA